The Candidatus Paceibacterota bacterium genome window below encodes:
- a CDS encoding phosphatase PAP2 family protein: MTHYTFVDYATQAYIALVGALILVFHDATVPNWPSLVGAHAAGLVVVHCLIQAHARSRRGWLLDFLRHFYPVLLYTAFFCETGLLNRMFFKDFLDPMVAQWEQQIFGCQPSVLFMERLPWLAVSELFYASYFSYYIMIVGVGVALFLRSRQQFFHYVSVVSFLFYFCYLTYIILPVIGSRAFFRQVDGYVLPEAAQQLAGTDAYPEAVQVGGFFQIMKWIYRVFEAPGAAFPSSHVAVALCTVYFSFRYLRRIRYAHLAVAFLLCLSTVYCRYHYVVDVLAGLVTAAVVIPLGSWLYFKFEKVYDLPMSSPDHELTTRGPL; encoded by the coding sequence GTGACGCACTACACATTTGTTGACTACGCGACGCAAGCCTACATCGCACTGGTAGGAGCGCTGATACTGGTTTTTCACGACGCCACTGTGCCGAACTGGCCGAGTCTGGTGGGGGCTCACGCAGCCGGGTTGGTGGTGGTGCATTGCCTCATCCAGGCGCACGCCCGCAGCCGGCGGGGCTGGTTGCTGGATTTCCTGCGCCACTTCTACCCGGTGCTGCTCTATACGGCGTTCTTCTGCGAGACCGGGTTGCTGAACCGCATGTTCTTCAAGGACTTCCTCGATCCGATGGTGGCCCAGTGGGAGCAGCAGATCTTCGGCTGCCAGCCCAGTGTCCTTTTCATGGAAAGGCTGCCCTGGCTGGCTGTCAGCGAGCTCTTCTATGCGAGTTACTTCTCGTATTATATCATGATCGTCGGGGTGGGGGTCGCGTTGTTTCTGCGCAGCCGCCAGCAGTTCTTCCACTACGTGTCGGTGGTCTCTTTTCTGTTCTATTTCTGTTACCTGACGTACATCATTTTGCCCGTAATTGGGTCCCGGGCGTTCTTCCGGCAGGTGGATGGCTATGTGCTGCCGGAGGCTGCACAGCAACTGGCCGGGACGGACGCTTATCCCGAGGCAGTTCAGGTCGGCGGTTTCTTCCAGATTATGAAGTGGATCTACCGCGTGTTTGAAGCGCCGGGCGCTGCGTTTCCGAGCAGCCACGTGGCGGTGGCGTTGTGCACGGTGTACTTCTCGTTCCGCTATTTGCGCCGCATCCGCTACGCCCATCTGGCGGTCGCCTTCCTTCTTTGCCTTTCGACCGTCTATTGTCGCTACCACTACGTGGTGGATGTGCTGGCCGGGCTGGTGACGGCGGCGGTGGTGATTCCGCTCGGCAGTTGGCTTTATTTTAAGTTCGAGAAAGTGTATGACTTGCCCATGAGTTCGCCCGAC
- a CDS encoding NAD-dependent epimerase/dehydratase family protein, protein MKILLTGASGFVGSHILDSLRGRGLPTALLLRPGSNHRFITRHLADVEVRPGSIGDLGSLRRAMTDITHVIHCAGATRAGRIAGFYEANQAGTREVVSAVNEQKGRVQRLVHISSLAAAGPAPREKPALEEDSPAPVSEYGKSKLAGELEVRNHCHAEHVILRPPAVYGPRDGEFLRLFRAVRKHVLPRLCETQALSLVFAKDLAETVVACLTHAAAAGRTYFVAGREVVTARTLADEVAAQMNVWTLPLPLPTWMLWPVCLAREGWSRLTGQPSVLSLQKFAELRAPGWVCDPTRLEREVGGLCATTLKQGIAETLLWYREQNWL, encoded by the coding sequence TTGAAGATCCTGCTCACAGGAGCGAGCGGCTTCGTCGGCAGTCACATCCTCGATAGCCTCCGCGGGCGCGGTTTGCCCACAGCCCTGCTGCTCCGGCCCGGCAGCAACCACCGGTTTATCACGCGGCACCTGGCGGACGTTGAGGTGCGCCCGGGCTCAATCGGTGATTTGGGAAGCCTCCGGCGGGCGATGACGGACATCACTCACGTTATTCATTGCGCGGGGGCGACGCGCGCAGGCCGGATCGCCGGGTTCTACGAGGCGAACCAGGCTGGGACGCGCGAGGTGGTTTCAGCCGTCAACGAGCAGAAAGGCCGGGTGCAGCGGTTGGTGCATATTTCGAGCCTGGCCGCCGCCGGGCCTGCCCCGCGGGAAAAGCCCGCGCTCGAGGAAGACTCTCCCGCGCCGGTGTCCGAGTACGGCAAGAGCAAGCTGGCGGGCGAACTGGAGGTGAGGAACCATTGCCACGCGGAGCATGTCATCTTGCGGCCGCCGGCAGTGTACGGTCCGCGCGACGGCGAATTCCTGCGGTTGTTCCGCGCGGTGAGGAAGCACGTGTTGCCCAGACTGTGCGAAACTCAGGCATTGAGCCTGGTTTTCGCCAAGGACCTGGCGGAAACGGTCGTGGCCTGCCTCACCCATGCGGCCGCGGCGGGCCGGACCTACTTTGTTGCGGGCCGGGAAGTGGTGACCGCGCGCACCCTGGCGGATGAAGTGGCCGCGCAGATGAACGTCTGGACACTGCCGCTGCCGCTGCCCACCTGGATGCTTTGGCCAGTATGCCTGGCGCGGGAAGGCTGGTCGCGCCTGACCGGCCAACCCAGCGTCCTAAGCCTGCAGAAATTCGCCGAGTTGCGCGCGCCCGGCTGGGTGTGCGACCCCACGCGGTTGGAGCGTGAAGTCGGCGGCCTCTGCGCCACCACGCTCAAACAAGGCATCGCGGAAACCCTGCTTTGGTATCGGGAGCAGAACTGGCTGTGA